The genomic stretch GCCAACATGAGGTGAGAAACCAGCACCTCCATCACGcaataaatccccccccccagaacaacCTTCATTTCAGCCTAGAACAGAAGCCAAGAGGACAGAGGGAACACCTTTAAAACTGCGTTTTGTACCAAGATCGCTTCACTTTTACATACTGAATTAGTTCCTGTAAGTAGGTGAACAGCAAAGTATATTTTAGCGTTCGCTACAGAGACTGACAGTGAGATACTACAgctgggttaaaaaaaaacatcaccatGGAAACCAGGTAAACCTCATTAGGCTTTGGTGCACCGAGCAAAACGGCACGACAAGCTTCAGGGACACGTGAGCAATTTCCTCACTACAGACCCCAAAAGCACTGGGGCCCTTTCGCGTCACTCCTGGGAGGAGACAGCCAGGAAGGCCACCAATCAGAAAGGAAGTCGCCCACACCATAGCCTCAGTTCAGTCAGGTACAGTGAAACACCGTCCGGCTGCAGGACACATTCTTTGTATTTTTACCATGAAAATAAGACACCACACAAAATCACATTTTCATTCTCATCATACAGGGTGGGAGGTTACCTTTCTCacactctcctcctcctcctgccgTTTCTCGTAGTGCGAGAAGTCGTCAAAGATGGAGGTGGTGTGCTTGTAGCTGGCGATGATCTTGAGCACCTGCCGGGCCTTATCAAGCGGCACCTCCTGCGTGTCCCGCGAGTTGGTCACCGGCTTGTTCTCGTTGTTCTCCAGCCGGATGTGCCGCAGTTGGCTGTTGGGCACGTCCTTGACGAAGATCCAGCGCACGTCGAAGCGGCCCTTCCACTTGTCCTGCGACCACACGCCAGCACACGTGTTGTAGTCCACGGGCGAGCGCATCTCGGCCACGCCACAGAAGTGCCCGCTGCCGTTGACGCTGAAGAGCAGGTAGAGCGGTCCCTTGGCGCCCAGCGAGCGGTAGGCGGCGTCCAGCCGCTTGTTGCCGTGCTCCGTGCTGCACCACACGTTGTACTTGATGGAGCGGTGGATGTCGTCCTCCGAGTAGCTCTTGATGATGAACACACGCCCTTGCTTGGGGTTCCAGTCAAAGTCCTTGGGATTGTAATTGTTGACCAGGCGCAACTTCTCAAGAACGGGGTGTGGTTCTGGGGGGATTGAAACCCCTCCCACCTCAGAAGTGGGCGGGGACTgcccagccccacccccagcatcCCCAAAGCCATTGGCACGATTACGAGGGGGCACCCAACGCGTGGGCGCAGCAGGCTGGGGAGCGGGAGGGCCTGGAGGGAGCTGGGGTGGAGCCATGCCCTGCTGAGGAGCTGGGGGTGGCTGGTGCTGTCCAAGCTGCCCAGTAGGGGGAACCAGCTGTCCGTTGCTAAGGGGGAGCTGCGGGACACCCCCAGCAGTGGCACCGGGCTGAGGGGAGGCCTGGTTAGGTGGCTGCCCGTTACTGGGAATAGCAGTCGGCGGAGCAGACACCTTGGGCACAGGCCCCTTGTTGTCCCAGGTGCCGATGTCCATGTTATGTTTGATAGGCGGAGGGGGTAGGTTAGTCCCGCCCACACCACCCTTCGTTTTCAGCTTGGGCTGCGGCTTGGCCGGCTTGCTAGCGATGTCAGCCCAGGAGGCTGGCTTCGCTGGGGTGATTGAGGCAGGGGGCATGCTGGGAGCCCCGGAGACCTGGCTGAGGGCCCCCCCTGGGAGTCCTGAGCCCACCACCTTGGGAGCCATGTCCCCAGCGCCAATCTTAAGACCGGCCATTCCCTGATCCAGGCTGTTCATCCCGGGGGCCTTGTTCAGGGGCTCGTTGGCGGCGAAGGGGGACTGTCCGTCAATCATGGCACCCCCCAAGGAGCTGGGGGCATAGGCAtaactgctgctgtagcccgAGTTCTGCGTGGACTGACCCTGGGAGCTGCTGCTGCCCCAGGCGGAGAAGTCAATGCCGCTAGGGAAGAAATTGAAGCCATGCTGCCCCAGGAAGGGATTGCTCCCCAGCGCCCCCGGCTGGCCAAACATGGCATCGGGCAGGAAGTGATGCTCCCCATTGCTGAGCTGTCCATAGGAGGTCAGGTAAGGCATGGGGGGGTCCCCTCCCGTAGACCATGCCGCCTCGTTCAGCGAATAGGAGAATCCTATGGAAGGGCTGTAGTAACTGGGCATGTAGGAGTCAGACATGGCCGTATAGGCATTGCTCTGAAAGAGAAGAGGGAGGTCATCAGGGGCTGCTCACGCCTACCAGTCGGGGCACGGAGACTGAGCTCACCGCTGCCCCCTGGCTGCACATTTACACATCACAAACAGTTTCTATGGAGGGACAGCTGCAGATTCACGACAAATCCATCCTGCATCCAACCATCCGCCCAAACCCCTGGCTCAGGCTCCCTTCATCCTTCAGACATCAGCCAGGTGAAAAGATCCAGGGGTGACAGGCAGGCCACATGCACGGCGGACAGTGGAAACAGCTCGGCTGCTATGAGGCCTGCAGTGTCTCGCAGCCCACCTCCACGCAGCTCTCAGCCGCTAAATGGCAGGCTTGTTCAGGGGGAGTCACGCACAGCCACCATTCAAACAAGCGTCTATCTTCACAGTCAAGTCATTCACTCTCTGGCACAAGTACCAGCTGCTTTATACAAAGGAAGCCACGCTAGCTGGCATTTCGTGCCATTACTTATGGGTCACTCCTAGTAAAGCAGCTCTCTGAGGAGGTGGCAGAGGGGGGCCCTGCTCATCCTGAAGCTGGCAAGACGGAGCGAGTTTGCCACATGGACAACAGGGGCTGGGCCTGGCAGGAAGCCACAAAGCCACCCATAACCAACAGGGTAAACGGCACCAGCTATCACCTGGGGGCCTTAAGGGCACCTTAACTGAGAGACTGTCACCTGGGTCCCAATAGCACCCCTAAAAGGGCATGAGCAGTATATGCAGACCATAAATCACAGCTTCACCAAGACTAAGCCCTATCCTCCTCATGCTACTGCAGAGCTCAACTCAGGAGGAGGAGTCAAGTTCAAGTCAATCTTTGATGTAGGAACTCCGACCACAACAGAGTGCTCCCCCAAGGCGCAGGGCTCTCGTGGGACACCTATAGGCCAAGGCTCGGTCACATGGCACCTTGCTGTCACACCTATAGGCCAAGGCTCGGTCACACGGCACCTTGCAGTCACACCTGCAGGCTCCGAACAGGAAGCAATGTCTTATCTGTGACAAAGCCTCCATTGTTGTAAACATGACAAACTCAAATCAAAGTTTTTTTTAGCGTGCAATCAAGTGAGAGACTTGTGGCAGTTAGTTGGTATGATGCCCACCAGAGGCATCCAGCTCTGTCACGGCGTGTGTCAGGAACACCAGGCCAGAACTCGCGTCTAACGATCCAAGAGTAAGCGACACGGCGGTAGGCCGTTAGCAGGACAGGCAGGCGGTTCAGGAGCAGAAGCTAGATGCTACCGGCACTAAACGGACACGCAGGTGTAACTGAATCCCACATACAGAAACAACATAACATGGAGAACTTACCTGTCTGGCCTGAGTGTTCAGGTAGGGCTCAAATTCATCATCATTCAGCGCATCCTTTTGGTTTACAGCTccattttgcactaaaatacacagggaaaaaaaagttactgTAGCGAAGGCTTAAAATATGGAAGCTGGCCAGCAAAGGCAGAACATTCATCATCAATGGCGACAGCCTGCCTTTACATGATGACCCTTAGCTACACCGGGACGCCGACAAGACCCAAGATCCGGTGCCGATCCAAACGGCCACTAGCACTACGTGGGAATCACACTGCACGTTACATAACTTACTGACACCGCACAACAATAACTATAATAAAGATTCCTACACCGGGAAAACGGGGCGAACAGCACGGCTGTGCCGACCTGAGATGCTCGATGGCTATTAAAAGCTGACATTACCTGCaatctatggggggggggtgtatccgCTTGCTATAGCGGACTGAAGAGCACCAAAATTTACCCTGCGTTTCGCTAATACGTACATTAATTGCAATAAACGGCACGCGAGCCGGCGATCCGCCCATTGGACACCGAGCGGTACCGCTGCATCGGGCCCATCTGGGTAACTAAGAAAACTGATGTTAAGAAACTAGTAAATCCGACGGAAACGTGAAGCTCAGCCAGCCGATCCCGATCTGTCCGTACTTCACACCCACCGAGACTGCTGTCCATACCGCGCAGGCCCGCGATGCGGCGTCCCCAAGCAGGCGTGCAGCCTGTCCGCCCGCTACCTGCGGCCGGCCGGCCGTGGGGATAGGGCTCGACGCCACCAGGCGGCCTAAGAGCCTCGCCGTGTTCGCGTGTCTTTCCCTGGCCGTAAACGCAGCGCCCACAGCGCTAGACTTCGCGGCCGAAACGCAATGGTCTCGGGAGACCGAGAGGAAAAAGCGACTCCGGGCGTCCGGCACCAGGCGTGAAAGGGACCGGGAAGCGGCCTAACGCAGGAAGAAGCTCGTTTCGGACGCGcagtcaattattattatcgattaatttatttatttaccgtGAACGATTCCGACAAGATGGGTTTCGGGTCACGCGGGCCTGCCGCGGGCCCTCTAGGCTGGCGTTAGCCTATCCATTAGCACACCCATTAGCATAGCTAGTAGCATGGCCGGCTAGTGCTCCTCGGCGCCCCGGGCTCCTGCCCACACGGAACGGCGACACATCGCCCGTGAAGTACATCTCCCGAACCGCCGCCTTACCTTTGTTTCCTTGGCCTTTCGGTCTCTGGATTGGGTCCAGGTGATTCATGAAGGTTTGAGTTATGAGAAGAAAAGAAGGGGAAAAAATACGAAGAATATGAAGAAGTGCAGTGGCCAGTGAGCGGCGTAGCAGGTGGTCGGGCCTGCTGCAGCACGGAGCCGCGTCCCGGGGCTGTTCTCCGGCGTTCGAAAATGTTAAAAAGTGCCTTTCGTTACCTGTTCGAGAAGGCTGCTGGCTGACATTTCTCTCCCCCTGGGGCTGCTATTAAAACGGGCACTGTTAAACGGTCAGAAAAGGTCTATGCGAGAGTTAGCCCCTATCTGTCTCTCCGCAGAGCCTAGCTTCGACACAATGGCGGGCTGCAGCTCCTCCGCTCTCTCAGGACTGTGAGCCAGCGACGCGGCGACTATTTCAACATGGCCGACGGACTG from Brienomyrus brachyistius isolate T26 chromosome 14, BBRACH_0.4, whole genome shotgun sequence encodes the following:
- the ythdf2 gene encoding YTH domain-containing family protein 2; this encodes MSASSLLEQRPKGQGNKVQNGAVNQKDALNDDEFEPYLNTQARQSNAYTAMSDSYMPSYYSPSIGFSYSLNEAAWSTGGDPPMPYLTSYGQLSNGEHHFLPDAMFGQPGALGSNPFLGQHGFNFFPSGIDFSAWGSSSSQGQSTQNSGYSSSYAYAPSSLGGAMIDGQSPFAANEPLNKAPGMNSLDQGMAGLKIGAGDMAPKVVGSGLPGGALSQVSGAPSMPPASITPAKPASWADIASKPAKPQPKLKTKGGVGGTNLPPPPIKHNMDIGTWDNKGPVPKVSAPPTAIPSNGQPPNQASPQPGATAGGVPQLPLSNGQLVPPTGQLGQHQPPPAPQQGMAPPQLPPGPPAPQPAAPTRWVPPRNRANGFGDAGGGAGQSPPTSEVGGVSIPPEPHPVLEKLRLVNNYNPKDFDWNPKQGRVFIIKSYSEDDIHRSIKYNVWCSTEHGNKRLDAAYRSLGAKGPLYLLFSVNGSGHFCGVAEMRSPVDYNTCAGVWSQDKWKGRFDVRWIFVKDVPNSQLRHIRLENNENKPVTNSRDTQEVPLDKARQVLKIIASYKHTTSIFDDFSHYEKRQEEEESVRKVEVQGNDPYTSNPSRGHYRLQDRQGRVK